One segment of Leptodactylus fuscus isolate aLepFus1 chromosome 7, aLepFus1.hap2, whole genome shotgun sequence DNA contains the following:
- the TMEM121 gene encoding transmembrane protein 121, translated as MVLPPPDKRHVCLTTIVIMTSMAFMDAYLVEQNQGPRKIGVCIIVLVGDICFLIVLRYVAVWVGAEVKTAKRGYAMILWFLYIFVLEIKLYFIFQNYKADKKNVDTVARKALTLLLSISVPGLYLVLVSLDSMEYVRTFRKKEDLRGRLFWVALDLLDILDIQANLWEPHKTGLPIWAEGLMFFYCYILLLILPCVSLSEISMQGEHIAPQKMMLYPVLSLVTINIVTIFIRVVNMILFQDSRVSTIFIGKNIIAISTKVCTFLEYKKQVKEFPQNTIALELQQNSISHNQTIHNTQGVNHEQSPSREIMDT; from the coding sequence ATGGTTCTTCCACCTCCAGACAAGCGTCATGTGTGTCTTACGACAATCGTTATTATGACCAGCATGGCCTTTATGGATGCCTATCTGGTGGAGCAAAACCAAGGCCCGAGGAAGATCGGAGTCTGCATCATCGTGCTGGTCGGCGACATTTGCTTCTTAATTGTTCTACGCTACGTGGCCGTCTGGGTCGGAGCCGAAGTAAAAACAGCCAAGCGAGGATATGCAATGATTTTGTGGTTTCTGTACATATTCGTTTTGGaaattaaattatattttatatttcagaaTTACAAAGCCGATAAGAAAAACGTAGATACTGTCGCTAGAAAGGCACTGACGTTactcctatctatctctgtccccGGACTATACTTGGTTTTGGTGTCGCTAGACAGTATGGAGTATGTGAGGACATTCAGGAAAAAGGAAGACCTGAGGGGTCGTCTCTTTTGGGTTGCTCTCGATTTACTTGACATTTTGGATATTCAAGCTAATTTGTGGGAGCCGCATAAAACCGGACTGCCCATATGGGCGGAAGGACTCATGTTTTTTTACTGTTATATCTTACTTTTGATCTTACCTTGTGTCTCTTTGAGTGAAATAAGCATGCAAGGGGAGCACATTGCTCCTCAGAAGATGATGCTTTATCCCGTCCTTAGTCTCGTGACCATCAACATTGTTACCATTTTTATCAGAGTGGTCAATATGATTTTATTTCAGGACAGTCGGGTTTCCACCATCTTCATCGGTAAGAATATTATTGCAATATCCACCAAGGTGTGCACTTTTTTGGAATACAAGAAGCAAGTGAAGGAATTTCCCCAGAATACCATTGCATTAGAACTGCAGCAGAATTCAATTTCACATAACCAGACAATTCACAATACACAAGGAGTCAACCATGAGCAGTCTCCTTCCAGGGAAATTATGGATACATGA